From one Diprion similis isolate iyDipSimi1 chromosome 7, iyDipSimi1.1, whole genome shotgun sequence genomic stretch:
- the LOC124407857 gene encoding RNA-binding protein cabeza-like isoform X2, with product MTDNQYSAYQQQGYGQYTQPPPSGGQDTSYPPPSGGSTNYSQYSQPPPSSNTYGNYSNYNQTSGTDYTQTPSQGGYSQNSYGGGNSGSGGGSNYSSGYNQGGGGGGGGGGGGGGGTGVSGGGSGGYNRGGSGGGYGGGQGGGSGGGGGGGGGRFGGDRGGYGDRSGSGGGGGYNGGGRGGYNKGGYGDRGSGGEGMVVQEDTIFVSGMDPTVTEDEICEHFGAIGIIKNDKRTGKPKIWMYKDKNTGKPKGEATVTYDDQNAARSAIDWFDGKEFKGFTIKVQIAQHKSNWQGGRGGSGGGMGGGGGRGGGRGRGGGFGSRGGGGDRDDHSRGGGDDRRDGGGRGGDWRCPNPDCGNTNFAWRDQCNLCKSSKPEGAGGGGGRGGGDRGGRGGGGFRGGDRGGRGGDRGGRGGGFRGDRGGGRGGRGGPMRGSGGRGDRDRDRQRPY from the exons ATGACCGATAATC AATACAGCGCCTATCAGCAGCAGGGTTATGGCCAATATACCCAACCTCCACCCTCTGGGGGGCAAGATACATCGTATCCGCCACCTTCCGGTGGTAGTACCAACTACAGCCAATATAGTCAACCACCGCCGAGCAGTAACACTTATGGAAATTATAGCAACTATAACCAAACTAGCGGAACTGATTATACCCAAACCCCGAGCCAAGGAGGCTACAGTCAAAACAGCTATGGGGGTGGAAATTCTGGATCTGGTGGTGGTAGTAATTATAGCTCTGGCTACAAccaaggaggaggaggaggtgggggaggaggaggaggtggtggtggtggtactGGAGTAAGCGGAGGAGGTAGCGGTGGTTACAATCGAGGCGGAAGTGGAGGCGGTTACGGAGGAG GTCAAGGAGGAGGcagtggaggtggaggtggaggtggaggaggtaGATTTGGTGGAGATCGCGGTGGATATGGGGACCGCTCAGGCAGTGGTGGAGGGGGAGGATACAA TGGCGGTGGCCGTGGTGGTTATAACAAAG GGGGCTATGGTGATCGCGGCAGTGGCGGCGAGGGGATGGTTGTTCAAGAAGACACAATATTTGTTTCTGGGATGGATCCTACCGTGACGGAAGATGAAATATGCGAACACTTTGGTGCAATCGGAATTATCAAG AACGATAAACGAACTGGAAAGCCAAAGATCTGGATGTATAAAGACAAAAATACAGGTAAACCAAAGGGTGAGGCAACAGTGACATACGACGATCAGAATGCCGCTCGCTCAGCAATAGATTGGTTTGACGGCAAAGAGTTCAAGGGTTTTACCATAAAGGTGCAAATCGCACAGCACAAAAGTAATTGGCAAGGTGGTCGTGGAGGAAGTGGCGGAGGTATGGGCGGTGGCGGAGGTCGAGGAGGAGGTCGAGGCCGTGGAGGTGGTTTTGGCAGCCGTGGGGGAGGAGGTGACAGAGACGACCATTCGCGTGGAGGTGGTGATGATCGGCGTGATGGTGGAGGCCGGGGAGGAGATTGGAG GTGTCCCAATCCGGATTGCGGAAATACAAATTTCGCTTGGCGTGATCAATGCAACTTGTGCAAAAGTTCGAAGCCTGAGGGCGCTGGTGGGGGTGGTGGTCGCGGGGGTGGTGACCGTGGAGGTCGTGGCGGCGGTGGCTTTCGAGGAGGAGATAGAGGAGGCCGCGGCGGAGACAGGGGCGGTCGAGGTGGAGGTTTCCGGGGAGACAGGGGTGGTGGACGTGGAGGCCGAGGGGGACCAATGCGAGGTTCCGGCGG TCGTGGGGACAGAGATAGAGATCGTCAACGTCCGTATTAG
- the LOC124407857 gene encoding RNA-binding protein cabeza-like isoform X1: MTDNQYSAYQQQGYGQYTQPPPSGGQDTSYPPPSGGSTNYSQYSQPPPSSNTYGNYSNYNQTSGTDYTQTPSQGGYSQNSYGGGNSGSGGGSNYSSGYNQGGGGGGGGGGGGGGGTGVSGGGSGGYNRGGSGGGYGGGQGGGSGGGGGGGGGRFGGDRGGYGDRSGSGGGGGYNSGGGRGGYNKGGYGDRGSGGEGMVVQEDTIFVSGMDPTVTEDEICEHFGAIGIIKNDKRTGKPKIWMYKDKNTGKPKGEATVTYDDQNAARSAIDWFDGKEFKGFTIKVQIAQHKSNWQGGRGGSGGGMGGGGGRGGGRGRGGGFGSRGGGGDRDDHSRGGGDDRRDGGGRGGDWRCPNPDCGNTNFAWRDQCNLCKSSKPEGAGGGGGRGGGDRGGRGGGGFRGGDRGGRGGDRGGRGGGFRGDRGGGRGGRGGPMRGSGGRGDRDRDRQRPY, translated from the exons ATGACCGATAATC AATACAGCGCCTATCAGCAGCAGGGTTATGGCCAATATACCCAACCTCCACCCTCTGGGGGGCAAGATACATCGTATCCGCCACCTTCCGGTGGTAGTACCAACTACAGCCAATATAGTCAACCACCGCCGAGCAGTAACACTTATGGAAATTATAGCAACTATAACCAAACTAGCGGAACTGATTATACCCAAACCCCGAGCCAAGGAGGCTACAGTCAAAACAGCTATGGGGGTGGAAATTCTGGATCTGGTGGTGGTAGTAATTATAGCTCTGGCTACAAccaaggaggaggaggaggtgggggaggaggaggaggtggtggtggtggtactGGAGTAAGCGGAGGAGGTAGCGGTGGTTACAATCGAGGCGGAAGTGGAGGCGGTTACGGAGGAG GTCAAGGAGGAGGcagtggaggtggaggtggaggtggaggaggtaGATTTGGTGGAGATCGCGGTGGATATGGGGACCGCTCAGGCAGTGGTGGAGGGGGAGGATACAA CAGTGGCGGTGGCCGTGGTGGTTATAACAAAG GGGGCTATGGTGATCGCGGCAGTGGCGGCGAGGGGATGGTTGTTCAAGAAGACACAATATTTGTTTCTGGGATGGATCCTACCGTGACGGAAGATGAAATATGCGAACACTTTGGTGCAATCGGAATTATCAAG AACGATAAACGAACTGGAAAGCCAAAGATCTGGATGTATAAAGACAAAAATACAGGTAAACCAAAGGGTGAGGCAACAGTGACATACGACGATCAGAATGCCGCTCGCTCAGCAATAGATTGGTTTGACGGCAAAGAGTTCAAGGGTTTTACCATAAAGGTGCAAATCGCACAGCACAAAAGTAATTGGCAAGGTGGTCGTGGAGGAAGTGGCGGAGGTATGGGCGGTGGCGGAGGTCGAGGAGGAGGTCGAGGCCGTGGAGGTGGTTTTGGCAGCCGTGGGGGAGGAGGTGACAGAGACGACCATTCGCGTGGAGGTGGTGATGATCGGCGTGATGGTGGAGGCCGGGGAGGAGATTGGAG GTGTCCCAATCCGGATTGCGGAAATACAAATTTCGCTTGGCGTGATCAATGCAACTTGTGCAAAAGTTCGAAGCCTGAGGGCGCTGGTGGGGGTGGTGGTCGCGGGGGTGGTGACCGTGGAGGTCGTGGCGGCGGTGGCTTTCGAGGAGGAGATAGAGGAGGCCGCGGCGGAGACAGGGGCGGTCGAGGTGGAGGTTTCCGGGGAGACAGGGGTGGTGGACGTGGAGGCCGAGGGGGACCAATGCGAGGTTCCGGCGG TCGTGGGGACAGAGATAGAGATCGTCAACGTCCGTATTAG
- the LOC124407859 gene encoding mediator of RNA polymerase II transcription subunit 19, translated as MMMGDQFRSKVEQYSPKSSPRGARSPVVSRQDSTGTLKTTISLGKNPSIVHSGPFYLMKEPPGQSELTGATNLMAYYGLEHSYSKFSGKKLKEQLSSFLPNLPGIIDAPGHQDNSSLRSVIEKPPICGKELLPLNSVQLAGFRLHPGPLPEQYRYVNQAPQRKHKNKNKKHKHKPGETLSGQEATTTDTGGPDPHEKKHKKQRKHDEEKERKKRKKEKKRKKQKHSPEHPGGLTPSQHSNT; from the exons ATGATGATGGGTGATCAGTTTCGTAGTAAAGTGGAACAATACTCACCAAAATCATCACCGAGGGGAGCCCGTTCCCCTGTAGTTTCACGTCAGGACTCGACCGGGACCCTCAAAACGACGATTTCCCTCGGCAAGAACCCCTCAATCGTCCACAGCGGGCCTTTCTACTTAATGAAGGAGCCCCCTG gGCAAAGTGAACTCACGGGGGCTACAAATTTGATGGCCTATTATGGCCTCGAGCATTCCTATAGTAAATTCAGTGGTAAAAAGCTCAAGGAACAACTCTCGTCATTTTTGCCAAATCTACCTGGTATCATTGACGCGCCTGGTCACCAAGATAACAG TTCTCTAAGGTCTGTGATAGAGAAGCCTCCAATCTGTGGAAAAGAACTTCTCCCGCTCAACAGTGTGCAACTTGCTGGATTTAGACTACATCCCGGACCT CTCCCAGAGCAGTATCGTTATGTAAATCAGGCACCGCAACGAAAGcacaagaataaaaacaaaaagcatAAACATAAGCCTGGAGAAACTCTGAGTGGTCAAGAGGCTACTACCACTGATACAGGGGGACCTGATCCCCATGAAAAGAAGCATAAGAAACAAAGGAAACATGATGAGGAGAAAGAGCGGAAGAAacggaagaaagagaaaaaacgaaaaaaacaaaaacacagcCCCGAACATCCCGGAGGTCTCACACCCTCACAGCATTCCAATACGTGA
- the LOC124407858 gene encoding RNA-binding protein with serine-rich domain 1-B-like — MARSRKDSAGKSDSEATDKENKKERGREKKKRAASSSSSGSSSSDSSSASSSSSSGSSSRSSSSSSSSSSSSGSSSASSRDRGRKRSRSKSADVSRKHDNKEKEREKERDKDKKKSGNAVAEKPKPKARSRSHSPRRKRRERSPTPRPTKIHIGRLTRNVTKEHIVEIFSTYGVIKMVDFPLDRLHPPSGKGFAYVEFETADEAENAMKHMDGGQIDGQEITAAPVLLPKPRPLPMRRMSPPMGRRPPIRWGGGGRNSPPRYRRRSPPLNRRRSPPPPRRRPRTRSRSPPSNPRHRHRRYTRSSSSSSR, encoded by the exons AT GGCACGTAGCCGCAAGGACAGCGCTGGCAAGAGTGATTCAGAAGCCACCGACAAggaaaacaagaaagaaagagggcgagaaaagaagaagcgtGCTGCTTCTTCGTCGAGTAGTGGTTCTAG TTCATCAGACAGTAGCTCAGCTTCTTCAAGTTCATCTAGTGGCAGCAGTTCCAGATCGAGCTCCTCGTCTAGTTCGTCGTCTAGTAGCTCTGGGAGTTCATCAGCAAGTTCCCGAGACAGAGGTCGCAAAAGAAGCCGAAGTAAGAGCGCGGATGTCTCAAGAAAACATGACAATAAGGAGAAAGAAcgagaaaaggaaagagacAAAGATAAGAAGAAGTCTGGTAATGCAGTGGCCGAAAAGCCGAAGCCGAAAGCTCGTTCCAG GTCGCATTCACCCCGGCGAAAACGCAGAGAACGTTCTCCAACCCCAAGGCcgacaaaaattcatattggAAGGCTGACACGCAATGTTACCAAGGAGCAcattgttgaaatattctcTACTTATGGAGTCATAAAAATGGTAGATTTTCCACTAGATAGATTACATCCTCCAAGTGGCAAGGGTTTTGCTTATGTGGAATTTGAAACTGCAGACGAAGCGGAAAATGCTATGAAACACATGGATGGAG GCCAAATAGACGGACAGGAAATAACCGCAGCGCCAGTATTGCTGCCAAAGCCAAGGCCGCTTCCCATGCGCAGGATGTCTCCTCCCATGGGACGGCGTCCCCCTATAAGATGGGGCGGTGGAGGTCGTAACTCGCCACCACGTTACCGAAGACGTTCTCCACCATTGAATCGTCGCAGAAGTCCCCCACCTCCTCGCCGCAGACCAAGAACGCGCTCCCGAAGCCCTCCGTCCAATCcccgtcatcgtcatcgtcgttaTACAAGATCCAGTTCAAGTAGCTCTCGATAA
- the LOC124407856 gene encoding protein singed wings 2-like — translation MRDPEYQVAFLAVLFLTMGSSFGQHPCSTNYSDPDDWLTDHCESKPSTFHLICSGGLSDEWKSGSNSVYFLTLCGWPEESLDPEDLLSKFPALRNLSIIDSNMTYLVSGFPGTATDLEVVTFSGTSLEELPRAAFSNLQSLRFLDLRHNALKFVDPTAIEGPSLQYVYLSGNPFNCASEMIWILNSNNESVASRVVDRDKLRCALASKTNHFLVQMMEITAEVADQCQKTVCSCDLTYVASTMTGSSNGKQLLSFVTVNCSSKGLTELPEFLPQNTTTLYLANNKIRDLTPLTKNPVYRKVIDLYLDNNEVESIAILEGSDWLDHFRAFSLRGNRLSYVPPYVIENALQQNDHPVAILLGKNPWRCDCHFTPGFQVLLRSHTGLFKDVENVTCAEVQDDENSGKQISLLSRTAICTPPDQHWIQPLDILNVVLASLIFFVLGKLLYDYWTFKKTGKLPWIVAKMP, via the exons ATGAGAGACCCGGAGTATCAAGT GGCGTTTCTCGCGGTGCTTTTCTTGACGATGGGCTCATCCTTTGGCCAACATCCGTGTTCTACTAATTATTCCGATCCCGACGATTGGCTGACGGATCATTGCGAGTCGAAGCCTTCAACGTTCCACTTGATCTGTTCCGGCGGTCTTAGCGACGAATGGAAGAGCGG ATCGAACAGCGTTTATTTTCTGACGCTGTGCGGATGGCCGGAAGAGAGTCTCGACCCTGAGGATCTACTGAGCAAGTTTCCCGCCCTCCGGAACCTGTCGATCATCGACAGCAACATGACCTACCTCGTGTCCGGCTTTCCCGGCACCGCGACGGACCTGGAA GTAGTCACGTTCAGCGGTACAAGTCTTGAAGAGCTGCCCAGAGCCGCGTTCTCAAACTTGCAGTCCCTTCGGTTTCTCGACCTCAGACACAACGCCCTGAAATTCGTGGATCCGACCGCGATTGAAGGCCCGTCTCTGCAGTACGTTTACTTGTCTG GAAACCCATTCAACTGCGCTTCCGAGATGATCTGGATACTAAACTCGAACAACGAATCCGTCGCCAGCCGGGTCGTCGACAGGGACAAATTGCGGTGCGCGTTGGCGTCGAAAACCAATCATTTTCTGGTACAGATGATGGAAATAACTGCG GAAGTCGCCGATCAGTGCCAGAAGACGGTCTGCAGCTGCGATCTGACCTACGTTGCATCGACAATGACCGGGTCGTCGAATGGCAAGCAATTATTGTCCTTCGTCACGGTGAACTGTAGTTCGAAAGGCCTTACGGAGCTTCCAGAATTCCTACCGCAAAATACGACCACCCTTTATCTGGCGAACAACAAG ATTCGCGACTTGACTCCGCTGACGAAGAACCCTGTCTACCGTAAAGTCATCGATCTATACCTGGACAACAACGAGGTGGAATCAATAGCGATTCTCGAGGGTTCCGACTGGCTCGATCACTTCCGGGCATTTAGTCTACGAGGGAATCGACTGAGCTAC GTTCCGCCGTACGTGATCGAGAATGCTCTTCAGCAAAACGACCACCCGGTAGCTATTTTGCTGGGAAAAAATCCGTGGCGATGTGACTGTCATTTCACCCCTGGATTTCAG GTACTCCTGAGAAGCCATACTGGCCTTTTTAAGGATGTGGAAAACGTGACTTGCGCGGAGGTTCAGGACGACGAAAATTCTGGCAAACAG ATAAGCCTCCTTAGCCGGACCGCGATTTGCACCCCACCAGACCAGCATTGGATTCAGCCTCTGGACATCTTGAACGTAGTCCTGGCGTCGCTGATTTTCTTCGTCCTTGGCAAGCTGCTCTACGACTACTGGACCTTCAAGAAGACCGGCAAACTGCCGTGGATCGTAGCCAAGATGCCTTGA